GGGTTATCAACATATCTGGCGTTGACTTTTGGCACGCTGTTGAGTTCTCAAGGAACGGACGCTTCCTTCGTACTCACCCACAGAACACTCTCTGAGGCTTTCCTCCGGGCGCTTCCCTTCGGTGTTTCCAGCTTAGCAGATCCGATTTCCGTCTCCGCCACCCGCCGGACCGGGCTCCCGGGCCGTTCCTCCGCTTCCGCGAATTCCCTTTCCGGTGGTTCCGACTCTATCAGACCCTCTCGGACCCGATTCCCAGTCGAACGGGATTGTCTTTCCGGCCACCAGGCCGTTCCGACGGTCAAACTCTAGCCGATTTCCCAGACGACTCATAATCGAGCCGATCGAAATGAATTTCGGCATGCCGAAAATCATCCCGGTTGGGAGATCGTGCAGAGTTGGTTTGCCGCATCCGCGGCGGGATCGGTTGCCGAAGAACCGTTCCGGCTCCGTGACAACTCGAAGAACCTTACGGGTCGGCCAGGTCCGTGTCAACCTTCGCTGTTCACGTTCTCGATGCCGGCCCGTCCGGGTCCCTGGTCGAGGTCGGTGAGTCGCCCTCCCGCGTCGGGCTGGGCCTGCTCCACCCTGCGCAGCAGCCTGATGAGCATCTCCCCCAGAACTCCTCGTTCCTCACCGCTGAGGTCCTGGAGCAGTTCCTCCTCGAAGTCCGTCGCCATGCGCATGGCCTCCAGCCACTTCGCGCGGCCCTCGTCGGTCAGCTCGACGATCACGCGCACCCGGTTGGACTCGTCCCGGTCCCTGGTGACGAGGCCCTCCGTCGCCATCCGGTCGATGCGGTGGGTCATGGCCGCCGGAGTGAGGCCCAGGCGCTTGGCGAGGTCCCCGGGTCCCAGGCGGTAGGGGGCACCGGAGAGGACCAGTGTCTTGAGGACCTCCCATTCGGCGTTGCTGATGCCGAGCGCGGCGACCTGGCGGCCGTACGCCACGTTCATCCGGCGGTTGAGTCGGCCCAGGGCGGAGACGACCTGCTCCACCTGGGGGTCAAGGTCGCGGAACTCGCGCTGGTAGGCCGCGATCTGCTCGTCGAGGCTCGGCTCCTGCGACGCCTCCGGGTTCGCGGGAGTGCCCGGGTTCGCGGACGCCGGAGGCTCCGGGACGGAGGGGCCTGCGGAACCGGCCGGGCCGGAAGAGGACGAGCGGGAGGGCGCGGAGGGTGCGGAGGGAGTGGATGCGGCGGCCGCCTTGGACCGGGCGCCCCGCGCCGGCTTCCCGGCCTCTTCACCGGCGGTGCCTGACGGTGCGGTCGCGGGCGCCTGCCCGGTCCGCGACGGGCGGCCGGGCCTCTGCTCGGGGGTGTCGGACATGCGCCTCACTATTCCATGCCGCTGGTTTGGTTCTAAGTCCTTCGATGTGTATTGTTAAGCCTCGAAGTTTAGGTTCTAAGTCTTCAAGCTTCAGTCCTCCGGGCTGGCCGACCAAGGCAGGTGAGTGTGACCAAGGCGATGGGCGCGACGATGCGCCGGATCCAGGCGGGAAACGCGCTGAGCGCGTTCGGGCTCGGGTTCACGGTTCCGTACCTCTATGTGTATGTGGCGCAGGTGCGGGACCTGGGAGCGAGTACGGCCGGGGCCGTGCTCGCCGTCTTCGCCCTGGCCGCGCTCGTCGTGCTCCCCTTCACCGGGCGGGTCATCGACCGGCGCGGGCCGCTGCCCGTACTCGTCGTGGCCGCGCTGCTGGCCTCCGGCGGAGCGCTCGCCATGGGACTGTCCGGCAGCGTGCCCGCCGCCGTGCTGTCCGCCGCGCTGCTGGGCGCGGGGACGGCCGTGATGCAGCCGGCACTGGCCACGATGATCGTCTGGTGCTCCACCCCGTCCACCCGGACCAGGGCGTTCGCCATGCAGTTCTTCCTGCAGAACCTGGGCCTGGGCGTCGGTGGCCTGATCGGCGGGCAGATCGTCGACGAGAGCCGTCCCGGCAGCTTCACGCTGCTGTTCTCGATCGAGGCCGCGATGTTCGTCGTCCTCGCCGTGGTCGCCGCGACCGTACGGATGCCCCAGGCGCCGTCGATCCCCGACGCGATGCCGGAGAACACCGAGGCCAAGGCCAGGGGCGGACTGCGGGCGCTGCTCGGCCACCGCGCCATGGTGCAGCTGTGCGTGCTCGGATTCGTGCTGTTCTTCGCCTGCTACGGCCAGTTCGAGTCGGGCCTGGCGGCCTACGGCACCGAGGCCGCGGGGATCGAGCCGGCGACGCTCGGCTACGCGCTGGCCGCCAACACCGCGGTGATCGTGCTCGCGCAGTTCCTGGTGCTGCGCTTCGTCGAGCGCCGCCGCCGTTCGCGCGTGATCGCCGGGGTCGGGCTGATCTGGGCCGTGGCCTGGCTCGTCGCCGGTTACGCCGGGCTCGGGCACGGCGGCCAGGCGATGGCGGCGGCCGCGTTCATCGCGACGTACGCCCTGTTCGGGCTCGGGGAGGCGATGCTGTCGCCGACCGTGGCGCCGCTCGTCGCCGATCTCGCGCCCGAGTCGATGGTCGGGCAGTACAACTCGGCGTTCGCACTGGTCAAGCAGCTGGCGCTGGCGGTCGGCCCGGCGGTGGGCGGTCCGATGGGGGCCACGCTGCACGGTCCGTACATCGTGACGTTCGTCCTCTTCTCCCTGGGCATCAGCGTGCTGGCCCTGAGGCTGGGGCGGAACCTCACGGCCGTCCAGGACCGGCCCTCGCTCGCGGCCACGTCGCGGATCGTCGTCCGGCACCGGCCCGAACAGGGCAAGGCCCGGGCCGGAGTCTGACCGGTCGGCGTCCGGCGACGTCCGGGCGCCGGGCGAAGTCCGGGCGCCGGGCGAAGTCCGGCGGCATCCTGGCGGCGGATGCCGGGCGCCGGCCCCCGCCGGGCCCTAAGGGCCGTCGGGGAGGGCGAACTCGCACCACACCGCTTTGCCCCCGTCGGGGGTGCGGCGGCACCCCCAGGACGAGGCGATCGTCGCGACGATGGAGATACCGCGGCCCGCCTCGTCCTCCGTCTCCGCGCGGCGGCGCCGCGGAAGGTTCTCGTCACCGTCCGTGACCTCGATGATCAACCGGCGGTCTGTGCGCCGCAGGCGCAGACGCATCGGGGGCGTGCCGTGCTGGAGCGAGTTCGCCACCAGTTCACTCGCGGCGAGCACACCGAGATCGCGCAGTTCCACCGGGAACCGCCACGAGGCCAGCACTCCCGAAGCGAACGCCCTCGCGCGGGGTGCGGCCTCCACTCCACCGAGCAGTTCCAGCGCGGCGTTGTGGAAGAGTTCCGCGTCCCCGGCCGACCGGGCCGGATGCTGCAGGACGAGAACGGCGACGTCGTCGTCGTGGTCCGCCGTGACTCCCAGGGAGCGGATCAGCCGGTCGCACACGATCTGGGGCGAACCGGTCGCTCCGGCCAGCGCACGCTCCAGCGCGGCGACCCCTTCGTCGATGTCCTCGCCTCGCCGCTCCACCAGCCCGTCGGTGTAGAGGACGGCGGTGGAGCCCGGCTGCAGCGGGATCGTGCCGGAGGAGTGGAGCCAGCCGCCGGTGCCGAGCGGCGGGCCGGTCGGCTCCTCGGCGCGGTGGACCGTGCCGTCGGCGTCGCGCACGAGGACCGGCAGATGCCCCGCGGACGCGTACACGAGCCGGCCCTCGTTCGGGTCGTGCACCGCGTACACGCAGGTGGCGATCTGGCTGGGGTCGATCTCGGACGCCAGTCCGTCGAGGAGCTGGAGCACTTCGTGCGGGGGCAGGTCGAGCCGGGCGTACGCGCGGACGGCGGTGCGCAACTGGCCCATGACGGCCGCCGCACGCACCCCGCGGCCCATGACGTCGCCGATGACGAGCGCGGTGCGGCCGGCGCCGAGCGTGATCACGTCGTACCAGTCGCCGCCGACCGCGGCGTCCGTGCCGCCCGGGCGGTAGTCGGCGGCGATCCGCAGGTCGTCGGGCTGTTCGAGCTCCTGCGGGAGCAGTGACCGCTGCAGCGTGACGGCGGCCTCGCGGTGCCGGCTCTCACTGGCCCGCAGCCGTTCGGCGGCCTCGGCGTGGGCCGTGACGTCGGCGGCGAAGACGAGGACGCCCTTGACGGACTCGCCGTCCCGGTGCGGATCGGGCGCTTCGGCGGGCAGGCAGGTGACGGTGTACGAACCGCCGCCCCGGATCCGGCGGGACTTCACCGTGCGGGGCTTGCCGCTGCGCAGCACCTGGTCGAGCAGCGGGAGCAGTCCCAGCTCGGCGAGTTCGGGGCAGACCGCGGCAGCCGCGGCACCGGTGGCACGGGGGCCGAACGCCGCCTCGTACGCCTCGTTGACGTACGAGACCTGGTGCTCGGGGCCGTGGACGAGGACGACCAGCGCCGGCAGCCCGTCGAGCAGCCCGCGGACGGGGAAGTGCTCGAGCTCGGGAACGGAGGATTCCGCGGACGGGTCCTGCGCACCGCGCGGTTCGGTGACGACGTCGGTGGCGTCGGGCCGCAGGTCCGGCCGCCGGTCGTACTCACCGCGGGCCGCGGGGACGGAACGGCGGTCCGTCCGCGCTGCGGCGCGGCGCTGCGTACCGGGGAGCCGGGCGCTCCAGCGCGTGAAGTTCACGGATGTTCAGGCCTCGTGGTGTCGTTGCTGTTGTCGTGCGCGGTTGCGCTCGTGTGTCGGACCGGACCCGGTGCGGTTCCGGTTCCGCTTCCGGGGCCGATCCGCACCGGAGCGGCCAAGTCTGCTGGTCTCGTCGCCGATCGGCGTGGGGCGGGCGGCCGGCGCCCGGGCACGTCACTCTGCGCTGTCCGCACGTCCACCTATCGTCACACGTCCAGTGTGGCCCACCGCGCTGACAGCCGGGGGTCAGCCCGCCCCGCTTCCGGGTCCGGGAGCGTCCGGGTCCCTTCTCCGCCGGTCCTCCCCCGGTGTGTCGCCCGGTGTCCCTCCCTGTGTCCCTCCCTGCGTCCCTCCCAGCGCATCGCCGGATGCGGCCGCGGAGGCCGCGGACGGACCGGGACCGGTCCGTGGCGCCTGGCGCCGCCTGCTCTCCCGTGCGCTCATGGGCGGATCCTCGTGGCGGCGCGCGAGCGGCCTGGACGGGACGCCGCCCGCGGCGAGTTCGAACTCGGCCCGCGGGTGCTCCAGCGACCCGAGGGAGACGATCTCACGTTTGAAGAGACCCGACAGGGTCCACTCGGCGAGGATGCGGGCCTTCCGGTTGAACGTGGGCATGCGGCTGAGATGGTACGCGCGATGCATCAGCCAGGCCGGATAGCCCTTCAGCTTGCGGCCGTACACATGCGCCACGCCCTTGTGCAGTCCCAGCGACGCCACGGAGCCGACGTACTTGTGGGCGTAGGTCTTCAGGGGCTGCCCGCGCAGCGAGGCGACGATGTTCTCGGCGAGCACCTTCGTCTGGCGGACCGCGTGCTGCGCGTTCGGCGCGCACTCCGTGCCGGGCACCTGGGCGGTGACGTCGGGCACGGCCGCGGCGTCGCCGGCGGACCACGCGTGCTCGGCCCCCTCGACGGTGAGTTCGGCGGTGCACTTGAGCCGGCCGCGCTCGTTGAGCGGCAGATCCGTGGCCGCCAGGACGGGGGCCGGTTTCACACCGGCGGTCCACACGACCGTGCGGGTGGGCAGCCGGGAGCCGTCGCTGAGCACCGCGACACGGTTCTCGCAGGAGTCCAGGCGGGTGCCGAGCCGCACGTCGATGTTGCGGGCGCGCAGCTCCCGGATCGCGTACGTGCCCATCGCCTCGCCGACCTCGGGGAGGATCCGGTCGCTCGCCTCGACGAGGACCCATTTCAGGTCCGCGGGCTTGATGTTGTGGTAGTAGCGCGTGGCGTAGCGGGCCATGTCCTCGAGCTCGGCGAGCGCTTCGACGCCCGCGTAGCCGCCTCCCACGACGACGAAGGTGAGCGCCGCGTCGCGCAGGGCGGGCTCACGGGTGGAGGAGGCGATGTCCATCTGCTCGATGACGTGGTTGCGCAGGCCGATGGCCTCTTCGACGGTCTTGAAGCCGATGGCGTACTCGGCGAGTCCGGGAACGGGCAGCGTGCGCGAGATGGACCCGGGGGCGAGTACCAGCTCGTCGTACCGGATCGGGACCGCCCCGGCGCCCTCCTCCTCGGAGGCGAGGGTGGTGAAGGACGCGGTGCGCTTGGCGTGGTCCACCGACCGGACCTCACCGATGACGATCTTGCATCTGTTCAGGACCCGGCGGAGCGGTACGACCACGTGGCGGGGCGAGATGGAGCCCGCGGCCGCCTCGGGGAGGAAGGGCTGGTAGGTCATGTAGGGCGCGGGCGACACGACCACGATCTCGACCTCGCCTTGCTCCAGCTCGCGCCGGAGCTGCTGCTGGAGACGGATCGCGGTGTACATCCCCACATAGCCCCCGCCGGCCACGAGAATGCGCGTGCGCGAGGGGGTGCCGGGAGTCGTGCCGGGGTTCGTGGCCCGGGAGTGTGCAGCCTTCACCACCCCATGACGCAACGCTCCTCGGAGTTTGTCCACAGCCCCGGCGAATTGTGTGACCGGAGGTTCCGGCCACACCTCGGCGGGGCTGGTGTGCCCTTCAAGGGAAGGTTCGCAGGTCAGCGGGGTGGAAGAGGGTGCGGGACGGGGGTGGAATCAGGAAGGTTCCGGCCCTTGCTCCGATCGGGGGGCGCACCGGACGGAACTGCCCCTTCTGAATTGACCTCGACTCAACTATGTTCGTACCTCGTCGGGGTGT
The Streptomyces tirandamycinicus DNA segment above includes these coding regions:
- a CDS encoding ATP-binding SpoIIE family protein phosphatase, which produces MNFTRWSARLPGTQRRAAARTDRRSVPAARGEYDRRPDLRPDATDVVTEPRGAQDPSAESSVPELEHFPVRGLLDGLPALVVLVHGPEHQVSYVNEAYEAAFGPRATGAAAAAVCPELAELGLLPLLDQVLRSGKPRTVKSRRIRGGGSYTVTCLPAEAPDPHRDGESVKGVLVFAADVTAHAEAAERLRASESRHREAAVTLQRSLLPQELEQPDDLRIAADYRPGGTDAAVGGDWYDVITLGAGRTALVIGDVMGRGVRAAAVMGQLRTAVRAYARLDLPPHEVLQLLDGLASEIDPSQIATCVYAVHDPNEGRLVYASAGHLPVLVRDADGTVHRAEEPTGPPLGTGGWLHSSGTIPLQPGSTAVLYTDGLVERRGEDIDEGVAALERALAGATGSPQIVCDRLIRSLGVTADHDDDVAVLVLQHPARSAGDAELFHNAALELLGGVEAAPRARAFASGVLASWRFPVELRDLGVLAASELVANSLQHGTPPMRLRLRRTDRRLIIEVTDGDENLPRRRRAETEDEAGRGISIVATIASSWGCRRTPDGGKAVWCEFALPDGP
- a CDS encoding MFS transporter; the encoded protein is MGATMRRIQAGNALSAFGLGFTVPYLYVYVAQVRDLGASTAGAVLAVFALAALVVLPFTGRVIDRRGPLPVLVVAALLASGGALAMGLSGSVPAAVLSAALLGAGTAVMQPALATMIVWCSTPSTRTRAFAMQFFLQNLGLGVGGLIGGQIVDESRPGSFTLLFSIEAAMFVVLAVVAATVRMPQAPSIPDAMPENTEAKARGGLRALLGHRAMVQLCVLGFVLFFACYGQFESGLAAYGTEAAGIEPATLGYALAANTAVIVLAQFLVLRFVERRRRSRVIAGVGLIWAVAWLVAGYAGLGHGGQAMAAAAFIATYALFGLGEAMLSPTVAPLVADLAPESMVGQYNSAFALVKQLALAVGPAVGGPMGATLHGPYIVTFVLFSLGISVLALRLGRNLTAVQDRPSLAATSRIVVRHRPEQGKARAGV
- a CDS encoding NAD(P)/FAD-dependent oxidoreductase, which gives rise to MVKAAHSRATNPGTTPGTPSRTRILVAGGGYVGMYTAIRLQQQLRRELEQGEVEIVVVSPAPYMTYQPFLPEAAAGSISPRHVVVPLRRVLNRCKIVIGEVRSVDHAKRTASFTTLASEEEGAGAVPIRYDELVLAPGSISRTLPVPGLAEYAIGFKTVEEAIGLRNHVIEQMDIASSTREPALRDAALTFVVVGGGYAGVEALAELEDMARYATRYYHNIKPADLKWVLVEASDRILPEVGEAMGTYAIRELRARNIDVRLGTRLDSCENRVAVLSDGSRLPTRTVVWTAGVKPAPVLAATDLPLNERGRLKCTAELTVEGAEHAWSAGDAAAVPDVTAQVPGTECAPNAQHAVRQTKVLAENIVASLRGQPLKTYAHKYVGSVASLGLHKGVAHVYGRKLKGYPAWLMHRAYHLSRMPTFNRKARILAEWTLSGLFKREIVSLGSLEHPRAEFELAAGGVPSRPLARRHEDPPMSARESRRRQAPRTGPGPSAASAAASGDALGGTQGGTQGGTPGDTPGEDRRRRDPDAPGPGSGAG
- a CDS encoding MarR family winged helix-turn-helix transcriptional regulator yields the protein MAAYQREFRDLDPQVEQVVSALGRLNRRMNVAYGRQVAALGISNAEWEVLKTLVLSGAPYRLGPGDLAKRLGLTPAAMTHRIDRMATEGLVTRDRDESNRVRVIVELTDEGRAKWLEAMRMATDFEEELLQDLSGEERGVLGEMLIRLLRRVEQAQPDAGGRLTDLDQGPGRAGIENVNSEG